One Blastocatellia bacterium genomic window, GCTCAAATCCGCCGGTGGCTCCAGGTAGCGGCAACGTGGCGATTCTTGTCGTTGTTGTTTCAGTCGCCGACGCCCCAGTCGTATAGCGAACTTCAAGCGCTGATTAGCGAGCTGCCCTCTGAGCAGCAAGAACGCGCTCGTCAGCTTATGACGATGCCACTAGAAGGTTGGCAAGCCGAGTTTCATCGCGTCTTGGGGCCGGGCGGCGTCCCTGCCTGCGAATCGTCGTACGAGGAAAACGCATTGGCGGGACGTGGGCCAGTGATCGCTGACATTGCCGGCTTCTACCGGGCGTTTGCCTACAGCCCAGCCAATGCGCCTGCCGAGACGCCTGACCACATGTCAATCGAGCTGGGGTTCCTCTCGTATCTGGCCCTGAAGATTGCGTTCGCTACCTATGCTGGCAAGCACGAAGAAGCGCAGCTCGCCTGCGATGCATACCGGCGATTTCTCACCGATCATCTTCACTACTGGGCGGAGCCGTTTC contains:
- a CDS encoding molecular chaperone TorD family protein; amino-acid sequence: MTIHDETTVSTLGDSAARVRVEGTMAVNNDVNNEAQIRRWLQVAATWRFLSLLFQSPTPQSYSELQALISELPSEQQERARQLMTMPLEGWQAEFHRVLGPGGVPACESSYEENALAGRGPVIADIAGFYRAFAYSPANAPAETPDHMSIELGFLSYLALKIAFATYAGKHEEAQLACDAYRRFLTDHLHYWAEPFQQAVARAASPLYSTGAEWVCALEQSATCGTG